A DNA window from Capnocytophaga sp. ARDL2 contains the following coding sequences:
- a CDS encoding choice-of-anchor L domain-containing protein: MRRGLLKKAIAAFYLFNIYAFYAQEGANLGKHQVEIPFVSSVMSLNTSNGVNYSFVADQTEKRVGVTTTSEMLRYLNISLYKVTPNELQHVESFQKGTSFDISNLEIGAEYQLVLGQSIQNVPMSAEIVLSDIQTLDNTTPNNRISVNTQTYTVEQMVTEVLLNGSCASVSNITHNSHSTNYMHRSIGYFEKNNSTFPFENGIVLSTGHALRAQDQKIYQQSNSNSNDGGSDAQLNAMLQNMGQNNDIQDVAYVSFDFVPTASDFSFNFIFASNEYGTFQCNYSDAFAFFLTNLETNETTNLAVVPNTTTPISVTTIRNNAHNGGCVSVNPEYFNAFYNSSEAAALTAPINFNGDTVPMTASATVEPGKTYRIKIVIADYSDTLLDSAVFLEGGSFNIGGVDLGGNLISENNNALCHGDSKTLTVDLPATVTDIQWYKDDVAIPGATSNTYIVSESGTYKIFAIDPTGTCDFEAQIIVEILPNLNEILNKPDTLVICDLVKDQNVNLTQVQGEILNGQPASAYTFQYYLTEADLENGTNSITNATSFTPQNTTVFVKVIPIGNPQCWISMPLKIEIQGALPFTDIENGAVYCEQFVLPTLLDGEVCFSAPNKGGEVFSDGHVFGVGEHTIYVVSTIDPCEEEKAYTFRVVPCSVPNGISPNGDEKNDALDLTIMYPLKVTIYNRYGAIVYEHGLGYTKQWVGQDQSGNLLPSGTYFYQVVLMNKTIEGWIELSR, encoded by the coding sequence ATGCGTAGAGGATTACTCAAAAAAGCGATAGCTGCTTTTTATTTATTCAATATTTATGCCTTTTATGCTCAAGAAGGTGCAAATCTTGGAAAACATCAGGTAGAAATTCCTTTTGTTTCTTCAGTAATGTCTTTAAATACTTCTAATGGAGTAAATTATAGTTTTGTTGCAGACCAAACAGAAAAAAGAGTAGGGGTAACTACAACTTCTGAGATGCTTAGATATTTAAACATTTCGTTGTATAAAGTTACACCAAATGAACTTCAACATGTTGAATCCTTCCAAAAAGGAACTTCATTCGATATATCAAATTTAGAAATAGGTGCAGAATATCAATTGGTGTTAGGACAATCGATTCAAAATGTTCCTATGTCAGCAGAAATAGTTTTGAGTGATATTCAAACATTAGATAATACAACCCCTAATAATCGTATTTCTGTGAATACGCAAACTTATACTGTAGAACAAATGGTTACAGAAGTTTTGTTGAACGGGAGTTGTGCTTCGGTAAGTAATATTACACATAATTCACATTCGACTAATTATATGCATAGAAGTATTGGGTATTTTGAAAAAAACAACTCAACTTTCCCATTTGAAAATGGTATTGTATTATCAACAGGTCATGCTCTGAGAGCTCAGGATCAAAAAATATATCAACAATCGAATTCTAATTCAAATGATGGTGGAAGTGATGCTCAGTTAAATGCCATGTTGCAAAATATGGGACAAAATAATGATATACAAGATGTAGCTTATGTATCATTTGATTTTGTGCCTACTGCAAGTGATTTTTCTTTCAACTTTATTTTTGCATCAAATGAATACGGTACTTTTCAATGTAATTATTCAGATGCTTTTGCATTCTTTTTGACGAATTTAGAAACCAATGAAACAACCAATTTGGCTGTAGTACCAAATACTACTACGCCTATTTCTGTAACTACTATTCGTAATAATGCTCATAATGGAGGGTGTGTCTCTGTAAATCCCGAGTATTTTAATGCATTTTATAATTCCTCTGAAGCAGCAGCGTTGACAGCTCCTATTAATTTTAATGGTGATACCGTACCAATGACCGCATCTGCAACAGTTGAACCTGGTAAAACCTATAGAATAAAGATAGTTATTGCTGATTATTCGGACACATTACTAGATTCAGCAGTATTCTTAGAAGGAGGAAGTTTCAATATTGGAGGTGTAGATCTTGGAGGAAATCTTATTTCTGAAAACAACAATGCGTTGTGCCATGGAGATTCAAAAACGTTGACAGTCGATTTACCAGCTACTGTTACAGATATTCAATGGTATAAAGATGATGTTGCTATACCAGGTGCAACATCAAATACGTATATTGTTTCTGAATCTGGAACCTATAAAATATTTGCTATAGATCCTACAGGTACATGTGATTTTGAAGCACAAATTATTGTTGAAATTTTACCTAATCTAAATGAAATTTTAAATAAACCTGATACTCTAGTAATATGTGATTTAGTTAAGGATCAGAATGTTAATCTTACACAAGTACAGGGTGAAATATTAAATGGTCAACCTGCAAGTGCTTATACTTTCCAATATTATCTTACTGAAGCAGATTTGGAAAATGGAACGAATAGTATAACAAATGCTACTTCTTTTACTCCACAGAATACAACTGTGTTTGTAAAAGTTATTCCAATAGGAAATCCTCAATGTTGGATTTCAATGCCTTTAAAAATTGAAATTCAAGGAGCATTACCTTTTACAGACATTGAAAATGGTGCAGTATATTGCGAACAATTTGTTTTACCTACATTATTAGATGGAGAGGTATGTTTCTCTGCTCCAAACAAAGGAGGAGAGGTGTTTTCTGATGGTCACGTTTTTGGTGTTGGCGAACATACTATTTACGTAGTTTCTACAATAGATCCATGTGAAGAAGAAAAGGCTTATACATTTAGAGTCGTTCCATGTAGTGTTCCTAATGGTATTTCCCCAAATGGTGACGAAAAAAATGATGCCTTAGATTTGACTATTATGTATCCTTTAAAAGTAACTATATATAACCGTTACGGAGCAATAGTGTATGAACATGGATTAGGATACACAAAACAATGGGTAGGTCAAGACCAATCTGGAAATCTATTGCCATCTGGTACTTACTTTTATCAAGTAGTACTGATGAACAAAACTATCGAGGGTTGGATAGAATTGAGTAGATAA
- the gcvT gene encoding glycine cleavage system aminomethyltransferase GcvT, producing the protein MKQVPLNDVHVALGAKMVPFAGFNMPVQYEGVNVEHHTVRDGVGVFDVSHMGLFKISGDKALDLIQKVSSNDASVMTNGKAQYSYLPNATGGIVDDIITYKVNDTEYLMVVNASNIDKDFAWISSQNSMGATLENLSDAYSLLAIQGPKANEAMQSITNVNLADLKFYSFETGTFAGVDNVIVSATGYTGSGGFEIYAKNEDIEHIWNEVLKAGADWGIKPIGLAARDTLRLEMGYCLYGNEINDETSPLEAGLGWVTKFTKDFVNSEALKKQKEEGIKNRLVGFELVEKGIPRHDYEIVDAKGTVIGKVTSGTQSPSLGKAVGIGYVPIEYAKEGSEIYIRIRKNDVKAVVVKMPFYKK; encoded by the coding sequence ATGAAACAAGTACCTTTAAATGATGTACATGTCGCTTTGGGAGCGAAAATGGTTCCTTTTGCGGGGTTTAATATGCCTGTGCAATACGAAGGCGTAAATGTAGAACACCACACTGTGAGAGACGGCGTAGGTGTTTTTGATGTTTCTCATATGGGATTGTTTAAAATCTCTGGTGATAAAGCATTGGATTTGATACAAAAAGTATCTTCAAACGACGCAAGTGTAATGACCAATGGAAAAGCTCAATATAGCTATTTGCCCAACGCTACAGGTGGTATAGTGGACGACATCATCACTTATAAAGTAAACGATACCGAATATTTGATGGTAGTAAACGCCTCTAATATTGATAAAGATTTTGCATGGATTTCTTCTCAGAATTCTATGGGAGCTACTTTGGAAAACCTTTCGGATGCGTATTCATTGTTGGCTATCCAAGGCCCGAAAGCAAACGAAGCCATGCAATCTATTACCAATGTAAATTTGGCTGACTTGAAATTTTATTCGTTTGAAACGGGTACTTTTGCCGGAGTAGATAACGTAATTGTTTCTGCAACAGGTTATACAGGTTCGGGTGGTTTTGAGATTTATGCAAAAAACGAAGACATCGAACATATATGGAACGAAGTATTGAAAGCCGGAGCTGATTGGGGTATCAAACCTATCGGATTGGCTGCAAGAGATACTTTGCGTTTGGAAATGGGATATTGCCTATACGGAAACGAAATCAATGATGAGACTTCGCCATTAGAAGCTGGATTGGGTTGGGTTACAAAATTCACGAAAGATTTTGTAAACAGCGAAGCCTTGAAAAAACAAAAAGAAGAAGGTATCAAAAATCGTTTGGTAGGTTTTGAATTGGTAGAAAAAGGAATTCCTCGTCACGACTACGAAATAGTTGACGCCAAAGGAACTGTTATTGGCAAGGTTACTTCGGGTACGCAATCTCCTTCGCTTGGAAAAGCAGTGGGTATTGGATATGTACCGATTGAATATGCCAAAGAAGGAAGCGAAATCTACATCCGCATTCGTAAAAACGATGTAAAAGCGGTAGTAGTAAAAATGCCTTTTTACAAGAAATAA